The bacterium genome includes a window with the following:
- a CDS encoding sulfite exporter TauE/SafE family protein yields the protein MPVISLIELFLTGALAGFSAGFMGVGGGAVLTPLCMIVFPLLGVHTDNLVKIIFGTNMFLVTIFSVSAVQKHYRNKKVDMRTVWIMGPLAILGSLAGAWLAAITDPGALKKMFAALLIVSSLLIIIKGLRKPVVSVKERKALIPLKFLPLLGFIAGMAGSFLGIGGGIVMVPALILLFALPVDRVAGTSSFVIIFIGLAGMVSYMWHGSGIVELPGWSSGYVWWSAAIPLAIGGVPMARFGAWVNSKLHARLLQILFGLILLALAVKLLLF from the coding sequence ATGCCGGTAATCTCACTCATAGAACTTTTTCTGACCGGTGCACTCGCCGGTTTTTCGGCCGGATTCATGGGAGTCGGAGGCGGGGCGGTACTGACGCCGTTATGTATGATCGTGTTCCCGCTTCTGGGCGTTCATACGGATAATCTGGTAAAGATTATTTTCGGAACCAACATGTTTCTCGTGACGATTTTTTCTGTTTCAGCGGTACAGAAACACTACCGGAACAAAAAAGTCGACATGCGCACCGTGTGGATAATGGGACCGCTGGCTATACTCGGCTCCCTGGCCGGAGCATGGCTTGCAGCGATTACCGATCCCGGCGCCCTTAAAAAGATGTTCGCCGCGCTCCTCATAGTGTCATCCCTGCTTATTATCATAAAAGGCCTCAGAAAACCCGTCGTCAGCGTGAAAGAGAGAAAAGCGCTCATTCCCCTGAAATTCCTGCCGTTACTGGGATTCATTGCCGGTATGGCGGGAAGTTTTCTCGGAATCGGCGGCGGTATCGTCATGGTTCCGGCGCTTATACTACTTTTTGCGCTTCCCGTTGACCGGGTGGCCGGTACATCGAGCTTCGTAATCATTTTTATCGGCCTGGCCGGAATGGTGTCATATATGTGGCATGGTTCGGGAATCGTGGAGCTTCCCGGATGGTCGAGCGGATATGTATGGTGGTCGGCTGCGATTCCGCTTGCGATCGGAGGTGTCCCGATGGCACGTTTCGGCGCATGGGTCAATTCAAAGTTACATGCACGGCTGCTCCAGATACTGTTTGGACTCATACTTCTGGCGCTGGCGGTTAAGCTGCTTCTTTTCTGA